The DNA window GCTGGTCTTCCCCGTTCCTGTCCGCATATTTTGTATCGATTAAGGTATACGTTTTCTTAAACATATCTCTTAACATAGGCATTCTCCCCTTCTTAGACGGAAATATTTATTTGCACTTTTATTGTCACTATTTACGTTATTGTTCACAGCGCAATGCGGTGTGAACAGTAACCTATTTACAGTACTGAGGGAAATAACGCGGAATAAAGTCCGTGTCAACCTCCCCGCTCTGGTAGGCCTCACTGCTCATGATTTCATACTGAAAATCCAGGTTGGTCTCGATTCCCTCGATGATCAGCTCGCCGAGGGCGCTGCGCATCTTGGCAATGGCGGACTCCCTGTCTTTATCGTAAACGATAAGCTTTAAGAGCATGGAATCATAGTTCGGCGGAACCATGTAATCATTGTAAATGGCGGTGTCAATCCTGACTCCTCTTCCTCCCGGCACATGGACGTTGGTAATGCGCCCCGGACACGGCATGAAATTCTTTTCAGGATTTTCCGCATTAATCCGGCATTCGATGGCATGGCCCCGGATGACCACGTCTTCCTGAGTGAAGGAAAGCTTCTCTCCCGCCGCTATTTTAATCTGTTCCTTTATCAAATCCATATCTGTGACCGCTTCCGTGACCGGATGCTCCACCTGGATGCGGGTGTTCATTTCCATAAAATAAAACTCTTTGCTCTTATCAAGCAGGAATTCAATGGTTCCCGCATTGACGTAGCCTACGGCCTCCGCCGCTTTGATTGCGGTTTCACCCATCCGTTTCCTCAAGTCGGCCGAGATGGCGACGGAAGGTGATTCTTCCAATACCTTTTGATGTCTTCTCTGGATCGAGCAGTCGCGCTCGCCCAGGTGGACCACATTGCCGTATGAATCGGCCAGAATCTGGAACTCGATATGCCTTGGCTGTTCAATATATTTTTCGATGTACATGGTGTCGTCTGAAAAACCTTTGACGGATTCCATCTGGGCCTGGTTAAAGTTGGCCTCAAAATCATCGGCTCCCCGGGAAATTCTCATTCCCTTTCCGCCTCCTCCGGAGGACGCCTTGATCATAACAGGAAAACCGATGGCCTCTGCCAGCTTAAGCCCTTCCTCCGCCGTAAAAACAGGCTCCTTGCTGCCCGGAACAACCGGAACTCCGGCCTCCATCATGGTCTTTCTGGCTTCCGACTTGTTGCCCATCTTATGGATAATCTCTGCGGACGGCCCGATAAATTTAATATTGCACTTTTCGCATAGCTCTGCAAAGCGGGCATTCTCAGAGAGAAAACCAAAACCCGGATGAATCGCATCCGCTTTCATCGCCACGGTGGCGGAGATAATTCTCTCCATATCCAGATAGCTTTCCGTAGATGCAGCCGGCCCGATACAGATGGCCTCGTCGGCCAGAAACGTATGGAGCGCATCCCTGTCGGCTTCCGAATAAACGGCTACCGTTTTTATTCCCATTTCCCTGCAGGCCCGGATGATCCGAACTGCGATCTCTCCCCGGTTTGCGATCAAAATCTTATTAAACATCGGCCCTCACCTATCCAATCATAAATGTTAATTCCGCTGCAACGGCAACCTTGCCGTCCACCGTTGCGGTTGCGCTGCCGATTCCCACCGGCCCTTTGCGCTTGATAATATGGCATTCCAGCTTAAGCTTATCGCCCGGAATTACCTTTTTCTTAAATTTCGCACTGTTGATCGCCCCAAAATAAGCGACCTTGCCCTTATTCTCTTCCTGGCTTAAGATAGCCACCGCACCGACCTGTGCCAGCGCCTCCACGATCAGTACGCCCGGCATAACCGGTTCCTGCGGAAAATGGCCTGCAAAAAACGGCTCATTGTAAGTCACTGATTTATATCCTACCGCGCCTTCACCCGGTGTCACTTCCTCAATACAGTCGATGAGGAGGAACGGATGACGGTGAGGAATGATTTCCTGGATTTCTTTGATTCCTAACATGCTTTACCTTCTTTCCGGGACAATGCCCGTGAACCACTTATTCCGTTCGTTCTGTTTATTTAATCCTGAACAATGGCTGGCCGTACTCCACAACTTCTTCATTGTCTACGAGAACCGCTTCCACAATGCCGTCATATTCACTCTCGATCTCATTCATCAGCTTCATTGCTTCGATGATTCCGAGTACCTGGCCCTTCTTCACTGTATCACCTACGCTGACAAATGCTCCTGCCTCGGGTGACGGTGAATTGTAGAACGTTCCCACAAGCGGGGATGTCACAATCTTATCGGAACCGATGGAACCCGGCTCGGCTGCGGCGCCAGTACCCTGAACGGCCTCGGCGGCTGAAAATACAGGCTGTACCGCAAGGCCGGCCAGCGCTGCATCCTGGGACATGGCCGTTCCGGGTGCCATTACGGTCTGGACTGCAGGAGCTGAAACGGTGACAATCTCTTTTTCTTTTTTCATGGAGATTTTGGAACCGTTCTCCTCCAGGACAAAGCTCGTAAGGCCGTGTTCGGAAACTGCCTCGATTAACTTTATAATATCATTTATTTCCATATTGAACCTCATTCTATCTCTGATTTATATCCGTCTCCGTCAGGCGTATCTATGCGGCCGGACGGGCATATCCTGAATCATATTCCTGATTCTTAAATTCCGGTTGGATTCTATGCCTCAAATTTCTTTACAATCAGGCTGGCGTTATGACCGCCGAAGCCCAGGGAGTTGCTGATGGCGTAATTGACATCCATCGATACGCCCTCTCCCATAGTGTAATCCAGGTCGCAGCCCTCGTCAGCTTCTTTTAAACCGGCCGTCGCGTGGACGTAATTCTCCATAACGGATTTCACGCAGGTGATGAATTCCACTCCGCCTGCCGCACCCAGAAGATGGCCGACCATGGATTTGGTAGAATTCACTTTTACTTTATATGCATGTTCGCCGAGCGCCAGCTTGATGGCCATTGTCTCAAAAAGATCATTGTGGTGGGTGCTTGTTCCGTGAGCATTGACGTAATCGATCTGCTCCGGTTTAATGCCTGCGTCATTCATTGCAAATTCCATTGCCTTCGCAGCGCCGCTTCCGTCCTCTGCAGGGGAAGTGATATGGAATGCATCGCTGGTGGAACCGTATCCGACCAACTCGGCCAGAATCACCGCCCCTCTCTTCTGCGCATGTTCCAGTGATTCCAGAACTACCACGCCGGAGCCTTCTCCCATGACAAAACCGTCGCGGTCTTTGTCAAACGGTCTGGATGCCGTCTGCGGATCCTCATTGGAGGAGAGAGCGGTCAGAGCGGTAAATCCCGCAACGCCAAGAGGTGTGATACAGGCCTCGGCGCCGCCTGCCACCATCACATCGGCCTCGCCATGCTGGATAGAGCGGTACGCCTCACCGATGGAGTGTGTTCCCGTTGCACAGGCAGTTACCACGTTGATGCTCTTGCCCTTTAACCCGAACTGGATGGAAACATTGCCTGTCGCCATGTTACTGATCATAAGCGGAACGAGAAGCGGGTTTACGCGTCCCGGACCCTTGGTCTGAAGTTTTGTATATTCCCTCTCTATCGCCTGAAGGCTGCCGATACCGGAGCCGATGCTGATACCCACCTTATACGGATCCTCTTTTTCCATATTCAGTCCGGCCTGTTTAATTGCCTGTGAGGCCGCCGCTACCGCATACTGGGAAAAAGTTTCCATTCTCCTGGCCGCCTTTGGGTCCATATAGTCTTTCGCATTGAAATCCTTTACCTGGGCGGCTACCTTTGCCTTATAATCCGCCGTGTCAAAATATGTGATTGGCCCAAAGCCGATTTTCTTCTCTTTCAGCCCTTCCCAGAAGGACTCCACATCATTACCGATTGGGGTGATGGCACCCATTCCTGTTACAACTACTCTTGTCATATTGCTCATAATCCGACCGCCTTTCTCGCTATACCTGAAAACCTACATTGCCATTCCGCCGTCTACGCAGATAACCTGGCCTGTAATGTATCCCGCCTTATCGGATGCCAGAAACGCCGCCATATTCGCCACATCCTCTGTTTTTCCGAATTTTTTTAACGGAATCTGAGCTCCCATTGTCTCTTTCACACTGTCCGGGAGTACATCCGTCATCTCTGTTTCAATAAATCCCGGCGCAATCGCATTGACCGTAATGCCGCGGCTTCCCAGCTCGCGCGCCACCGACTTTGTAAGCCCAATCACGCCTGCCTTGGATGCGCAGTAATTTGCCTGGCCCGCATTGCCCATTACGCCCGATACGGAAGAAATATTGATAATGCGTCCGCCCTTCTGCTTTAACATCTGACGGGACACATGTTTCACACAGTTAAATGCGCCCTTTAAGTTGATATCAATCACAGAATCAAATTCTTCTTCACTCATCTTCATCAGCAGGTTATCTTTTGTGATTCCCGCATTGTTTACCAGAATATCGATTCTCTTATATTTTCCAATGACATATTTGAGGAATTCCTCCGCCTTTGCGTAGTCGGACACGTTGCACTGAACCGCCTCCGCCTGGCCTCCTGCCTCACAGATTTCCTTTACCACTTCCTCTGCCTTCGCAGCGGAGCCGTTATAATTAACAATTACGGCTGCGCCTTCTTTTGCCATGGTCAGGGCAATCTGTCTGCCGATCCCGCGGCTGGCGCCCGTCACAACTGCAATTTTACCGTTTAACATCCTAACGCCTCCTTTACCTTCTCAATGTCTTCCAGTTTTTCTATATTCATCGCTTTCACGTTTCTGTCGATTTTCTTCATGAAACCGGTCAATGTCCTGCCCGGCCCAATCTCTATAAATGTATCCACTCCGTCTTCCAGCATCTTTCTGATACTCTGTTCCCAGCGCACCGATGAGGATACCTGTTTCTTAAGGAGCGTTTTCACATCCCGGCTGTCCGTGACGTATTCCGCCGTCACATTGGCCACATAAGGGATAGCCGGCGTATGTACTTCCACCTCTTTAAGCACTCCGTATAACTTCTCCCCTGCTTCTTCCAGCAGATAGGAGTGGAACGGACCGCTTACATTTAACGGAAGAACCCTCTTGGCTCCAGCCGCTTTTAATTTTTCCGCCGCTTCTTCAACCGCCTCTTTTTTACCGGATATTACAATCTGGCCCGGGCAGTTGTAGTTGGCAATCTGAACGCCGCTGATATCGGCAATCACTTCTTCAATCTTCTCCGCATCCATGGCCAGTACGGCAGACATAGCCCCGACTCCCGCCGGAACCGCCTCCTGCATCAGGATTCCTCTCTGCCTTACTGTCCGGATTGCGTCTTCAGTTGACATAACGCCTGCCGCTACCATTGCAGGGTATTCTCCCAGACTTAAACCGGCCGCCACATCGGGTTTGATCCCCGTCCGCTCCATGAAAACCTTCATCATAGCGATGCTGGCCGTAACCATAGCCGGCTGTGTGTACTCCGTGATATCCAATCTGTCATTTTTTTCAAAGCAGAGCTCCTGCATGGAAAATCCGAGTATTTCGGATGCCCTGTCAAAAATCTCTTTTGCGTCGTTCGTCTGCTCATAAAAATCCTGACCCATACCACAGGCCTGCGCTCCCTGTCCCGGGAAAATAAATGCAATTTTGCTCATAGCGTTACCTCGCTCCCAACTTATCCTTACTTACTTTTTACTGATTTACCATCCGCCGCTTCGCCTTACCTCCGGCGTCCGGGCGGTAAAAAGCCGCTCTGTACATTTTCTGCCGCCTTCTCATCAAGCGGCGGGAAAAGGCCCCGGAGCGTGCTTCTCATCTTTATTTTCTTCCCAACAGTTTTTCTGTCTCAGCCATCATCTCATCGATCATCTCTTTACAGGTCTGTTCTTTTTTTACCATTCCTGCAATCTGGCCGGCCATAACGGTTCCGGTCATGATATCACCTTCTATTACGGCATTCCTGAGGGAACCCATGGTCAGGTATTCCAGTTCTTCGAAGGACTTTCCTTCCTGCTCAAGTTTGATATATTCCCTGGTCATCTTATTTCTAAGGCCTCTCACGGGATGGCCATGGCTGCGTCCCGTAACCGCTGTATCGATGTCCTTCGCCTTAATAATCCTGT is part of the [Clostridium] symbiosum genome and encodes:
- the fabZ gene encoding 3-hydroxyacyl-ACP dehydratase FabZ, whose product is MLGIKEIQEIIPHRHPFLLIDCIEEVTPGEGAVGYKSVTYNEPFFAGHFPQEPVMPGVLIVEALAQVGAVAILSQEENKGKVAYFGAINSAKFKKKVIPGDKLKLECHIIKRKGPVGIGSATATVDGKVAVAAELTFMIG
- the fabD gene encoding ACP S-malonyltransferase; translation: MSKIAFIFPGQGAQACGMGQDFYEQTNDAKEIFDRASEILGFSMQELCFEKNDRLDITEYTQPAMVTASIAMMKVFMERTGIKPDVAAGLSLGEYPAMVAAGVMSTEDAIRTVRQRGILMQEAVPAGVGAMSAVLAMDAEKIEEVIADISGVQIANYNCPGQIVISGKKEAVEEAAEKLKAAGAKRVLPLNVSGPFHSYLLEEAGEKLYGVLKEVEVHTPAIPYVANVTAEYVTDSRDVKTLLKKQVSSSVRWEQSIRKMLEDGVDTFIEIGPGRTLTGFMKKIDRNVKAMNIEKLEDIEKVKEALGC
- a CDS encoding acetyl-CoA carboxylase biotin carboxylase subunit, translating into MFNKILIANRGEIAVRIIRACREMGIKTVAVYSEADRDALHTFLADEAICIGPAASTESYLDMERIISATVAMKADAIHPGFGFLSENARFAELCEKCNIKFIGPSAEIIHKMGNKSEARKTMMEAGVPVVPGSKEPVFTAEEGLKLAEAIGFPVMIKASSGGGGKGMRISRGADDFEANFNQAQMESVKGFSDDTMYIEKYIEQPRHIEFQILADSYGNVVHLGERDCSIQRRHQKVLEESPSVAISADLRKRMGETAIKAAEAVGYVNAGTIEFLLDKSKEFYFMEMNTRIQVEHPVTEAVTDMDLIKEQIKIAAGEKLSFTQEDVVIRGHAIECRINAENPEKNFMPCPGRITNVHVPGGRGVRIDTAIYNDYMVPPNYDSMLLKLIVYDKDRESAIAKMRSALGELIIEGIETNLDFQYEIMSSEAYQSGEVDTDFIPRYFPQYCK
- the accB gene encoding acetyl-CoA carboxylase biotin carboxyl carrier protein encodes the protein MEINDIIKLIEAVSEHGLTSFVLEENGSKISMKKEKEIVTVSAPAVQTVMAPGTAMSQDAALAGLAVQPVFSAAEAVQGTGAAAEPGSIGSDKIVTSPLVGTFYNSPSPEAGAFVSVGDTVKKGQVLGIIEAMKLMNEIESEYDGIVEAVLVDNEEVVEYGQPLFRIK
- the fabF gene encoding beta-ketoacyl-ACP synthase II, with translation MSNMTRVVVTGMGAITPIGNDVESFWEGLKEKKIGFGPITYFDTADYKAKVAAQVKDFNAKDYMDPKAARRMETFSQYAVAAASQAIKQAGLNMEKEDPYKVGISIGSGIGSLQAIEREYTKLQTKGPGRVNPLLVPLMISNMATGNVSIQFGLKGKSINVVTACATGTHSIGEAYRSIQHGEADVMVAGGAEACITPLGVAGFTALTALSSNEDPQTASRPFDKDRDGFVMGEGSGVVVLESLEHAQKRGAVILAELVGYGSTSDAFHITSPAEDGSGAAKAMEFAMNDAGIKPEQIDYVNAHGTSTHHNDLFETMAIKLALGEHAYKVKVNSTKSMVGHLLGAAGGVEFITCVKSVMENYVHATAGLKEADEGCDLDYTMGEGVSMDVNYAISNSLGFGGHNASLIVKKFEA
- the fabG gene encoding 3-oxoacyl-[acyl-carrier-protein] reductase, yielding MLNGKIAVVTGASRGIGRQIALTMAKEGAAVIVNYNGSAAKAEEVVKEICEAGGQAEAVQCNVSDYAKAEEFLKYVIGKYKRIDILVNNAGITKDNLLMKMSEEEFDSVIDINLKGAFNCVKHVSRQMLKQKGGRIINISSVSGVMGNAGQANYCASKAGVIGLTKSVARELGSRGITVNAIAPGFIETEMTDVLPDSVKETMGAQIPLKKFGKTEDVANMAAFLASDKAGYITGQVICVDGGMAM